From Toxotes jaculatrix isolate fToxJac2 chromosome 1, fToxJac2.pri, whole genome shotgun sequence, a single genomic window includes:
- the cenpf gene encoding centromere protein F isoform X1 has product MSWAVEEWKDGLPGKALQKIQEMEVQLDKLKKERTQKQFQLDSLEAALQKQKQKMDSERTETSALKRENQSLVESCDSLEKARQKAAHDLGVKEQQVSYLEGQLNSCRKTIERLEQELKKYKNELDRSQSAGSSSLSSSSSELQPYTTPQKSFSTPAPVPAYRQQDNRLEDLQEKYSQEVEERKRLETELKVLQVKLLNQSSASVSHKDIAARQAGSSIFPWQQQDQAHSRLSQDPMETPLKRRGASLWDAHEETPIKPSQRMSSSRALQSPSGSSQQMEQLKTLNQELRGRVSELERNLSNQEKEIRSQASKLQELQTQLNQARKDLTERDRDLAKTSHELSQATDRHQQAEAKCSSVEQKLKQVTEEMSCQRHNAESCRRAMEQKLKDQERDSQKELAQLQSSHKALDQQLDQTRTKLTQEVQQSKKDYNVLQADMEKIRLQKSQMEKEVEEQKQKLLRSEQSLQASQTKEQDVRKKMEELQKEKNSLTVQLDQSSRRLSQLEEEKKSADQSLKRTQGQLDDLKAKSEGQVDELKRLQSKLEQQTQASARELENLRKTLSDAEIKNDRSQNELQKEKQETERLTNRLTVLEKESQELKCNLTESQNECKELKQEHQALLEWKKEKETLINETEAVQKEFTNKISNLENSLSSLNEANDELKKQLMSTEADKASLSAHIDSLKGELLNKSTELEEREHQYDELQSQLSEAGQKHAKDLENVGVQVAQLQAQVKDLELQLQKEITRAEQAERTNTELQDEHQAACDLVRSKDQLVELGQAEINQLRESLAQSTAQQEEQNARLAEEKAALLKQCEESVSAKAEETEQIKLQLEEAQQELLLTKNKVSSMEQFLKVQEQLAAELQKQIKILSDNQEEQKKMYEERSEELKMLGEELKDQQGQTEGKEKQLREAEAQILSVEKQKAELENAVQEMKKEAEILQHAQTEKINHLLEQISSLEEMVTGNKDAAEKLPVLKSELDVVNQSHADLKKSLEALEKTHSSTIEIKSNLENTLAEKRNLVSALEKELKELTEKMIKQSESHALESENFLNTEKSLKEQLEAAKKSVTAAKGELSSRREEIKTMKVTLSAASRGLEERDNTIKSLKEKLNKAEAEQVKSSELLKEKVDSMNKIKVQLEMLQMDLEDNETAMNSFDSQAEELKGTIESLEAQLAQNQTQMSDMEARLEDSKAQVSVLESRLEEVQAQNSVLETQYVTAKEELFERSCEITRLEEDAVKRNQLEESVAALESKLSQITEENIKLETTLRQITEDKDNNHKQFLQEKNNLETTLKQLTDDKEQVENEIIQVNAEKKQLEANLDELSEENRQLQTNAKQVTEEKQQTEGKIEQMTAEKLKAESALSQVTEEKVQLHVTLNLINEEKIQLEAKLSELASEKNDLLSSLNQVVEEKCQLEMNYNQFIEEKLQLQESIERHETEVASLKEENECIQHSLQASEQELKEQLQMMDKRTEEESRERSHQFEAEQAKLHQKLAGLQNELTVFKQQYESLLEQVGQQHSLIQQLSESQGTHTPGEEMCHMESEETERGVSPSEAAEQTDVEPTLDSCTNTESLPEKEQLSSVVSELGELSHQSDEAFCETKLVFKEDIVEDIVQKQLEEEERQACVAHVEEMKSNEGEELQHQEQPVDQVPGDGSGPRDAPENEASQPMSSLHETKELKSCDSSQGQDDLNQYKEMITKQEKELQTLRSEFDLLSSELALRNELSSELEVQVQNLEKKVHAAEEEAHGAAHKLSVSLEEKKDLSHRVAQLSEEREMLTLQLQTAKCQLTDVMEMLEGLEMAKGGWDEKFLQQESELKRVRSEKANLEQHILGMESELETLQEERTRLKGEMEIQRRTCSGMEQQIETLMTETSQLRSELVSCTEERDELNQSLGQWREKVHSLEKTNCDTRNLISILEDDIRAGRKEYEALQGHMEKLKTERQQLLEQIKVQEQAISQQSGERDELIGHLNQIKEDHTSSNQNTESMVSKIQALEGEVSRLSQSLESSLLEKGEIASRLNSTQDEVQQMRTGIEKLQVRIESDERKKRKMGELLKAAQRKSDSLQDRIDALEREKEDVERSLEEAVLEAETARAELEEERIKVEEEKRKLSEKLSELSATLESLRSEKERMERELDTKNREIEELKAAKEELESGLEKAEVERREEEERQKYRVEELEKGMREEAERQIRQVDDLQAQLVASRQREVSLEQKSAETEGEKDRVQSLLVELEKEKQCLQSSLEQWQTEGERLRSQGDEWEKERNNLRTRIEALEEEIKELQTLIKAKEEERDIMEKKREQEAVKSISSVMAEKEQIEEENGRLVEEKEKLQSNLLSVEEDRDDLRCTLSSVEEEKKSLEQEREMIANEKEKLQSRLSLIETEKHDMQQTLSSLKQEKEIMEEEKQKLEVEKQELQSSLSLIEGEKENLFSALAALEEEKQRAEGEKDKLTEEQESLQSTVTSLEKELESHKLSVLQFTEQVSELTSRAARLSKERDSALSKMNLWMKNCKQLEQEKQVVLNSSGDGKSNEEVPTEANQLKMESQEKNKDVEELKAALDEKKKELEERDKELEEMKSELDEVNKLLEEKSTEADESMDKYCSLMVEVHKLEETNNALTARLEQITASQHAKEATIHSSITVGTHCRRSGRKSSSKHQEENTHDNTENMAPTTPQRSPQGSSSGKRGHRDISDKDSAQEALHNLTKKIKANATNTPKPRPEEGDEEFRPEGLPELVQKGFADIPLGEASPFIMRRTTVRRCSPRLAAKQTAHTSAPDGKLLGPTPLQSPSTESSNRKCFSPSRDQKPLCQSLSLGKTPEQKEKQVLKQQTQQGDNCHVQ; this is encoded by the exons ATGAGCTGGGCGGTGGAGGAGTGGAAGGATGGACTTCCAGGGAAAGCCCTGCAGAAGATCCAGGAGATGGAAGTCCAGCTGGATAAACTGAAGAAGGAAAGGACCCAGAAACAGTTTCAGCTGGATTCCTTAGAGGCTGCACTgcagaagcagaaacaaaag atgGACAGTGAACGTACAGAGACCTCTgctttgaaaagagaaaaccagTCTTTGGTAGAGTCCTGTGACTCTCTGGAGAAAGCCCGTCAGAAGGCCGCCCATGACCTGGGAGTCAAAGAGCAGCAG GTGAGCTACCTGGAGGGTCAGCTTAACTCCTGCAGGAAGACCATAGAACGACTGGAGCAGGAGCTCAAGAA GTACAAAAATGAATTGGATCGTTCTCAATCTGCTGGCTCTTCCTCCttgtcatcctcctcctctgagcttCAGCCTTACACTACTCCACAGAAAAGCTTCTCTACCCCAGCTCCAGTCCCAGCCTATAGACAGCAGG ATAATAGACTAGAGGATCTACAGGAGAAATACAGCCAGGAggtagaagaaagaaaaaggcttGAGACTGAACTCAAAGTCTTGCAGGTCAAA CTGCTGAATCAGTCATCAGCCAGTGTAAGTCACAAGGACATTGCTGCCCGCCAAGCTGGATCTTCTATATTCCCATGGCAACAGCAAGATCAGGCCCACAGTCGCCTGTCTCAAGATCCAATGGAAACGCCTCTGAAGAGGCGAGGGGCATCCTTGTGGGATGCCCACGAGGAGACACCTATCAAACCCAGCCAGAGAATGAGCTCTTCCAGAGCATTGCAGAGTCCCAGTGGATCCTCCCAAcagatggagcagctgaagacTCTCAACCAAG AGCTGCGTGGCCGTGTGTCAGAGCTAGAGAGGAATCTATCCAATCAGGAGAAAGAAATTCGTAGCCAGGCCTCTAAGCTACAGGAACTGCAAACCCAGCTGAACCAGGCCCGCAAAGACCTGACTGAGCGGGACAGAGACCTGGCCAAGACTAGCCATGAGCTGAGTCaggccacagacagacaccagCAGGCTGAGGCTAAG TGTTCCTCAGTTGAGCAGAAGCTGAAACAAGTCACAGAGGAGATGAGCTGTCAGAGGCACAACGCTGAAAGCTGCAGACGAGCCATGGAACAGAAACTCAAGGACCAGGAGAGAGACAGCCAGAAG GAGCTAGCCCAGCTGCAGAGTTCCCATAAAGCTTTGGATCAGCAGCTGGACCAGACCAGAACCAAGCTAACACAAGAGgtccaacagtccaaaaaaGACTACAATGTGCTGCAGGCTGACATGGAAAAG ATACGCCTCCAGAAGAGTcagatggagaaggaggtggaggagcagaaacagaaacttctGAGGTCAGAGCAGAGCCTCCAGGCCAGCCAGACCAAAGAGCAGGACGTCCGCAAGAAAATGGAG gagctgcagaaagaaaagaacagttTGACTGTCCAACTGGACCAAAGCAGCAGGCGTCTGTCTCagctggaggaagagaagaagagtgcAGACCAGAGCCTCAAACGCACCCAGGGACAACTAGATGACCTCAAAG CAAAATCAGAGGGACAGGTGGATGAGCTGAAGAGACTTCAGTCAAAACTGGAGCAGCAGACTCAGGCTTCGGCACGAGAGCTGGAAAACTTGAGGAAGACACTTTCTGATGCAGAAATCAAAAATGACAG ATCTCAGAATGAActgcagaaagagaagcaggagaCAGAGCGTCTGACCAACAGGTTGACAGTCCTGGAGAAGGAGAGCCAAGAGCTGAAATGCAATCTCACTGAGAGTCAGAATGAGTGTAAGGAACTGAAACAAGAACATCAAGCTCTGCTGGagtggaagaaagagaaggagaccTTGATTAATGAAACTGAAGCTGTGCAAAAGGAGTTTACAAACAAAATTAGCAACTTGGAGAACAGTCTCAGCTCCCTGAATGAGGCTAACGATGAACTTAAG AAGCAGCTCATGAGTACAGAGGCAGATAAAGCCAGCCTGTCTGCACACATTGATTCCTTGAAAGGAGAACTTCTCAATAAGAGCACAGAGTTAGAGGAGAGGGAGCATCAGTACGACGAGCTCCAGTCTCAACTCTCTGAGGCTGGACAGAAGCACGCCAAAGACCTGGAGAATGTCGGTGTGCAAGTGGCGCAGCTCCAAGCTCAG GTCAAAGATCTGGAGTTGCAGTTGCAAAAGGAAATAACTCGAGCAGAGCAAGCTGagaggacaaacacagagctgcaggacgAGCACCAGGCAGCCTGTGACCTGGTCCGCTCCAAAGACCAGCTGGTAGAACTGGGCCAGGCTGAGATCAACCAGCTGAGAGAGAGCCTCGCACAGTCCACTGCACAGCAGGAGGAGCAAAATGCCAG GTTGGCAGAGGAGAAGGCAGCCCTGCTGAAGCAGTGTGAGGAGAGTGTTTCAGCCAAGGCTGAAGAGACAGAACAGATCAAGCTGCAGTTGGAGGAGGCTCAGCAAGAGCTGCTGCTCACCAAAAACAAG gTCAGTTCCATGGAGCAGTTCCTGAAGGTCCAGGAGCAACTAGCTGCTGAGTTGCAGAAGCAAATTAAGATATTGTCTGACAATCAGGAGGAACAGAAAAAGATGTACGAGGAAAGATCAGAAGAGCTCAAAATGTTAGGAGAGGAGCTGAAGGATCAGCAGGGCCAGACAGAAGGGAAGGAGAAGCAGCTCAGAGAGGCTGAAGCTCAGATTTTGTCTGTGGAGAAACAAAAGGCTGAGCTGGAAAATGCAGTAcaagagatgaagaaagaagcagag ATCCTCCAGCATGCTCAGACTGAGAAAATCAACCATCTTCTGGAGCAGATATCTTCCTTAGAAGAAATGGTAACTGGGAACAAAGATGCAGCAGAAAAGCTTCCAGTCCTGAAGAGTGAACTGGATGTGGTCAACCAATCCCACGCTGACCTTAAAAAGTCTCTAGAAGCTCTTGAGAAGACTCACTCCTCCACTATTGAAATTAAGTCCAACCTGGAGAACACCCTGGCTGAGAAAAGGAACCTGGTTTCTGCTTTGGAGAAAGAGCTCAAAGAGCTCACAGAGAAGATGATTAAACAGTCAGAGAGTCACGCTTTAGAGAGTGAAAATTTCCTAAACACAGAGAAGAGCCTTAAAGAGCAGCTCGAAGCCGCTAAGAAATCAGTAACTGCTGCCAAAGGAGAATTGAGTTCTCGTCGAGAGGAGATCAAGACCATGAAGGTGACTTTGTCTGCTGCTTCACGCGGCTtggaagagagagacaacacCATCAAGAGTCTGAAGGAGAAGCTGAAtaaagcagaggcagagcaggtCAAATCCTCTGAACTCCTGAAGGAGAAGGTGGACTCCATGAACAAAATCAAG GTGCAGCTGGAGATGCTGCAAATGGACCTGGAAGACAACGAGACAGCCATGAACTCTTTTGACAGTCAAGCGGAGGAGCTGAAGGGAACTATAGAGTCCCTGGAGGCCCAGCTCGCTCAGAACCAGACCCAGATGTCCGACATGGAGGCCAGGCTCGAGGACAGCAAAGCCCAG GTTTCTGTCTTGGAATCGCGCTTAGAGGAAGTGCAAGCCCAGAACTCTGTGCTGGAGACGCAGTATGTCACAGCTAAAGAGGAGTTATTCGAGAGGAGCTGTGAAATAACTCGTCTGGAAGAGGACGCTGTCAAACGAAACCAGCTGGAGGAGAGCGTTGCTGCATTAGAGTCTAAACTTAGTCAgatcacagaggaaaacatcaaGTTAGAGACAACTCTCAGGCAGATAACTGAAGACAAAGACAATAATCACAAGCAGTTTCTCCAGGAGAAAAACAACCTTGAGACCACTCTGAAACAGTTAACAGACGACAAAGAGCAAgtagaaaatgaaatcattcaagTAAATGCAGAGAAGAAACAACTGGAAGCTAATTTAGACGAGCTATCTGAGGAGAACAGACAACTACAGACCAATGCTAAGCAGGTAactgaagaaaagcagcaaacagagGGAAAGATTGAGCAAATGACTGCTGAGAAACTCAAAGCTGAATCAGCCCTTAGTCAAGTCACTGAGGAGAAAGTCCAGCTACACGTTACCCTCAACCTGATAAACGAAGAGAAAATTCAACTTGAGGCTAAACTTAGCGAACTAGCCTCTGAGAAAAATGATTTGCTTTCTAGCTTGAATCAGGTAGTTGAAGAAAAGTGccagctggaaatgaattataaTCAATTTATTGAAGAGAAGCTGCAGTTACAAGAAAGCATTGAAAGGCATGAGACTGAGGTGGCTTCACTTAAAGAGGAGAATGAGTGCATCCAGCACTCACTCCAGGCCTCAGagcaggagctgaaggagcagcTCCAGATGATGGACAAGAGGactgaggaggagagcagagagag GAGCCACCAGTTTGAAGCAGAGCAGGCTAAACTTCACCAGAAGCTGGCGGGTTTACAGAATGAGCTGACTGTGTTCAAGCAGCAGTACGAATCACTGCTGGAGCAGGTGGGCCAGCAACACAGCCTCATACAGCAGCTCTCAGAATCACAGGGGACCCACACACCAGGAGAAGAAATGTGCCACATGGAGTCTGAGGAGACAGAACGTGGTG TTTCCCCTTCAGAAGCTGCAGAACAGACTGATGTGGAGCCAACACTTGATTCCTGTACAAATACAGAGTCCCTTCCAGAAAAGGAACAGCTGAGCTCTGTGGTGTCTGAACTGGGAGAACTTTCCCACCAATCTGATGAGGCGTTCTG TGAGACAAAGTTGGTCTTCAAGGAGGACATTGTTGAGGACATCGTCCAgaaacagctggaggaggaggagaggcaggcaTGTGTTGCTCATGTTGAGGAAATGAAGAGCAACGAGGGGGAGGAACTACAGCACCAAGAGCAACCTGTAGATCAG GTTCCTGGCGATGGCAGTGGCCCCAGAGATGCTCCTGAAAATGAAGCCTCGCAACCCATGTCCTCTCTGCATGAGACCAAAGAATTAAAATCCTGTG ACTCATCCCAGGGACAAGATGACCTCAACCAATACAAGGAAATgatcacaaaacaagaaaaggaacTCCAGACCCTACGCTCAGAGTTTGACCTGCTGAGCTCTGAACTGGCACTGAGAAATGAACTGAGCTCTGAACTGGAAGTCCAAGTTCAAAACTTGGAAAAGAAAGTTcatgcagcagaggaggaggcacaTGGTGCAGCACATAAGCTGAGCGTTTCTctagaggagaagaaagacctCTCTCACCGG GTGGCGCAGCTGTCAGAAGAGAGGGAAATGTTAACGCTACAGCTACAAACTGCTAAATGCCAGCTGACTGATGTTATGGAGATGCTGGAAGGACTGGAGATGGCCAAAG GTGGATGGGATGAGAAGTTCCTTCAGCAGGAGAGTGAGCTGAAGAGGGTTCGCTCTGAGAAAGCTAACCTGGAGCAGCACATTCTGGGCATGGAGTCTGAGCTGGAGaccctgcaggaggagaggaccAGACTAAAGGGTGAGATGGAGATCCAGAGGAGGACTTGTTCAGGCATGGAGCAGCAGATAGAAACACTCATGACAGAG ACGAGCCAGCTGAGATCTGAGCTTGTTTCCTGcactgaggagagagatgagctGAACCAGTCTTTGGGGCAATGGAGAGAGAAGGTTCACAGTCTGGAGAAGACAAACTGCGACACCAGAAACCTAATTTCCATCCTGGAGGACGACATCAGAGCAGGGAGGAAGGAGTATGAAGCCCTGCAAGGCCACAtggagaaactgaaaacagagagacaacag CTGTTGGAGCAGATTAAGGTGCAGGAGCAGGCAATCTCTCAGCAGAGTGGCGAGAGAGATGAGCTCATTGGTCATCTTAACCAGATCAAAGAAGACCACACCTCTTCCAATCAAAATACTGAGTCTATGGTCAGCAAAATACAG GCTTTAGAGGGAGAAGTGAGTCGTCTGTCACAGTCTCTCGAGTCCTCCCTACTGGAAAAAGGAGAGATTGCATCTCGGCTGAACTCCACACAAGACGAGGTCCAGCAGATGAGGACTGGTATTGAAAAGCTTCAGGTCCGCATTGAGTcagatgagagaaagaaaaggaagatgGGAGAGCTGCTCAAAG ctgcccAGAGAAAGTCAGACTCACTGCAAGACCGCATTGATGCCCTGGAGCGAGAGAAGGAAGATGTGGAGCGAAGTCTAGAGGAAGCTGTTCTAGAG GCTGAGACAGCCAGagctgagctggaggaggaaaggatAAAG gtggaggaggagaagaggaagctcAGTGAGAAACTATCAGAGCTCTCTGCCACACTGGAAAGCCTGAGATCTGAGAAAGAACGAATGGAGCGAGAGCTGGACACCaaaaacagagagatagaggaaCTGAAGGCCGCtaaggaggagctggagagtgGACTGGAGAAGGCAGAggtagagaggagagaggaagaggagagacagaaatacaggGTAGAAGAGCTCGAGAAAGGgatgagagaggaagcagagagacaaaTTAGACAAGTAGATGACCTCCAGGCACAACTGGTGGCCTCTCGGCAGAGGGAGGTCTCACTTGAACAAAAGAGTGCAGAAACggaaggggagaaagatagggtgcagtctctgctggtagagctggagaaagagaagcagtgtCTGCAGAGTTCTCTGGAGCAGTGGCAAACAGAAGGGGAGAGGCTCCGCTCTCAGGGAGAcgagtgggagaaagagagaaacaaccTGAGGACCCGTATTGAGGCTTTGGAAGAAGAAATTAAGGAGCTTCAAACGCTCATAAAAGctaaagaggaagagagagacattatggaaaagaagagggagCAGGAAGCAGTGAAATCCATCTCATCTGTTATGGCAGAGAAAGAACagatagaagaagaaaatggacGATTGgtagaggaaaaagagaaactgcaGTCTAATTTATTGTCAGTGGAAGAGGATAGAGATGACCTGCGCTGCACTCTTTCATCtgtggaagaagagaaaaaaagcctAGAGCAAGAGAGGGAAATGATCgcaaatgagaaagagaagctTCAATCCAGACTTTCTTTGATAGAAACGGAGAAACATGACATGCAACAAACTCTTTCTTCACTCAAGCAAGAGAAGGAAataatggaggaggagaaacagaagttAGAGGTTGAAAAACAGGAATTGCAGTCTTCCCTTTCTTTGAttgaaggagagaaagagaacctGTTCTCAGCTCTGGCTGCACTGGAAGAAGAGAAGCAAAgagcagaaggagagaaagacaaactcACAGAAGAACAAGAGAGCCTTCAGTCTACTGTCACCTCTCTGGAGAAAGAGCTGGAGTCACACAAATTATCTGTCCTACAGTTCACAGAGCAG GTGTCAGAGCTAACGTCTCGTGCCGCTCGTCTGTCCAAAGAGAGAGACTCTGCTCTGAGCAAGATGAATCTTTGGATGAAAAACTGCaaacagctggagcaggagaagcAAGTGGTGTTAAACAGCTCCG gaGATGGAAAGAGCAATGAAGAGGTGCCGACAGAGGCAAACCAGCTGAAGATGGAGtcacaggagaaaaacaaggatGTGGAAGAACTTAAGGCTGCCCTTgatgaaaagaagaaggaaTTAGAAGAGAGGGataaggagctggaggagatgaagagtgAGTTGGACGAAGTGAACAAACTTCTGGAGGAGAAGAGCACAGAGGCCGATGAAAGCATGGATAAATACTGCAGCCTGATGGTTGAAGTCCACAAACTGGAAGAGACCAACAATGCACTGACAGCAAGACTGGAACAGATTACCGCTAGCCAACATGCTAAGGAAGCTACCATCCATTCCAGCATTACTGTTGGTACTCACTGCCGGCGCTCAGGAAGAAAGTCTTCCTCCAAACATCAGGAGGAAAATACACACGACAACACTGAGAACATGGCTCCTACAACACCTCAGAGGTCCCCTCAGGGGTCGTCCTCAGGGAAACGGGGTCACCGTGACATCAGTGATAAAGACAGTGCTCAGGAAGCCCTGCACAACCTGACAAAGAAGATCAAAGCAAATGCAACGAATACACCCAAACCAAGACCtgaagagggagatgaggagtTCAGGCCAGAGGGACTTCCTGAGCTGGTGCAGAAAG GCTTTGCTGATATTCCTCTGGGGGAGGCGAGTCCATTCATCATGAGGAGAACCACAGTGAGGCGCTGCAGTCCTCGGCTGGCTGCCAAGCAGACTGCTCACACATCTGCACCTGATGGCAAG CTTTTGGGGCCCACGCCTCTCCAGAGTCCCTCCACGGAAAGCTCCAACAGAAAGTGTTTCTCCCCAAGCAGAGACCAGAAACCTCTGTGTCAATCACTAAGCTTAGGGAAGACACCGgagcaaaaagagaaacaagttttaaaacaacaaacacaacaaggaGACAACTGTCACGTTCAGTAG